In Pseudoliparis swirei isolate HS2019 ecotype Mariana Trench chromosome 9, NWPU_hadal_v1, whole genome shotgun sequence, a genomic segment contains:
- the slc26a6 gene encoding solute carrier family 26 member 6: MAERIRMRYSVHRDILDEEAVDEMAERSDSKPSLCEKFKKSMRCSGPRLKSCLLRSVPVASWLPRYSIRENALGDLISGISVGIMQLSQGMAYALLASVPPVFGLYSSFYPVLIYFIFGTSKHISIGTFAVLSVMIGGVTERLAPDSNFMTWDNVTNSSTVDVISRDAERVRVAAAVCFLSGLFQILLGLVQFGFVVSYLSEPLVRGYTTGAAIHVIVSQLKYTFGISPVRYSGPLSLIYTVLEICSLLPQTNIGTLVVSIVAIIGLILAKELNSYLGKKLPVPIPVELLGIVIATVISWQVNLADRYNVDVVGLIPSGLQPPVLPTASLFGQVIGDAFALSVVGYGIAISLGRIFALKYGYKVDSNQELIALGLSNTVGGIFQCFAISCSMSRSMVQESTGGKTQVAGALSAIVILFITLWIGSLFEDLPKTVLASIIFVNLHSMMKQFMDVPALWRSNKVDMLIWVVTFILTLLLNPDLGLAAAIGFSMLTVIFRTQLPQYSILGQVQDTDIYKPLEDYDQVKQVPGILIFRSSATLYFANAEMYQEALGEKSGIDITKILSAKKKLETKRKRHEKKNAKKKAVDMEGEAEKEEQKEIAIIEMDAEPNPSIPRAIILDLSPVNFLDTVGVKTLRSIQRDYGDICIKVVLVGCLSGVVDNLQSGGFFNDKVTKSCLFSTIHDAVLHCQSARTQSRDTVIPCEIAATYL; encoded by the exons GTGCTCTGGTCCCAGGTTGAAGAGCTGCCTGCTGCGTAGCGTTCCTGTTGCGTCATGGCTGCCTCGTTACTCCATCAGAGAAAACGCCCTGGGTGACCTGATTTCTGGAATCAGCGTGGGCATCATGCAGCTCTCACAAG GTATGGCCTACGCCCTGCTAGCCTCTGTGCCTCCCGTCTTTGGACTCTACTCCTCCTTCTATCCAGTCCTCATCTACTTCATCTTTGGCACTTCCAAGCACATCTCAATCG GAACATTTGCGGTGTTGAGTGTGATGATAGGAGGGGTGACGGAGCGATTAGCACCAGACTCCAACTTTATGACATGGGACAATGTGACCAACTCCAGTACCGTCGACGTCATCTCCCGGGATGCAGAGAGGGTCCGAGTGGCTGCAGCCGTCTGCTTCTTGTCTGGATTATTTCAG ATTCTGCTTGGACTGGTCCAGTTTGGTTTCGTTGTGAGCTACCTGTCTGAGCCGCTGGTCCGAGGCTACACCACAGGAGCTGCTATCCACGTCATCGTGTCCCAGCTCAAATACACCTTTGGCATCAGCCCTGTGAGATACAGTGGACCCTTGTCATTGATATAT ACTGTGTTGGAGATATGCTCTCTCCTTCCTCAGACAAACATTGGTACTCTAGTGGTCAGTATCGTCGCTATAATCGGCCTCATCCTCGCGAAGGAGCTCAACTCATACTTGGGTAAAAAACTACCTGTTCCCATACCTGTGGAGCTGCTTGGT ATTGTAATTGCTACTGTCATCTCCTGGCAAGTTAACTTGGCAGATAGATATAATGTGGATGTGGTAGGACTAATTCCCTCCGg CCTCCAGCCGCCTGTTCTCCCAACTGCCTCCCTGTTTGGTCAGGTGATCGGGGATGCCTTCGCTCTGTCTGTGGTTGGCTATGGCATCGCCATCTCACTGGGACGCATCTTTGCCCTAAAATATGGATACAAGGTGGACAGCAACCAG GAACTGATCGCTCTGGGTCTGAGTAACACCGTCGGAGGAATATTCCAGTGTTTTGCGATCAGCTGCTCCATGTCTCGCAGCATGGTTCAGGAAAGCACAGGCGGGAAGACTCAG GTTGCTGGTGCTCTATCAGCGATAGTTATCCTTTTCATCACGCTCTGGATTGGATCTCTCTTTGAAGATTTGCCGaag ACAGTGCTGGCCTCCATCATCTTTGTCAACCTCCATAGCATGATGAAGCAATTCATGGATGTCCCTGCACTGTGGAGGAGCAACAAAGTAGACATG TTGATCTGGGTGGTCACCTTCATCCTCACCTTGCTATTGAACCCTGACCTGGGACTGGCGGCTGCCATCGGTTTCTCCATGCTCACCGTCATCTTCAGGACACAGCT ACCTCAGTACTCAATACTAGGGCAGGTCCAAGACACTGACATTTACAAGCCTCTAGAGGACTACGATCAG GTGAAGCAGGTGCCAGGGATTTTGATCTTCCGTTCCTCTGCCACCCTCTACTTCGCCAATGCTGAGATGTACCAAGAGGCACTTGGAGAGAAG TCTGGCATTGACATTACCAAAATCCTGTCTGCAAAGAAGAAACTCGAGACCAAAAGGAAGAGGCACGAGAAGAAAAATGCCAAGAAGAAAGCTGTGGACATG GAGGGGGAGGCAGAGAAGGAAGAGCAGAAGGAGATTGCCATCATTGAGATGGATGCAGAGCCTAACCCCTCAATCCCCAGAGCCATCATCCTCGACCTCAGCCCAGTCAACTTCCTGGATACTGTGGGAGTCAAGACGCTACGCAGC ATCCAGAGGGACTATGGGGACATTTGTATAAAGGTGGTTCTCGTCGGCTGCTTGa GTGGAGTCGTGGACAACCTGCAGTCTGGAGGTTTCTTTAACGACAAAGTGACAAAGTCCTGTCTCTTCTCAACCATCCATGATGCCGTTCTCCACTGCCAGTCGGCCAGAACGCAGAGCCGAGATACGGTGATACCCTGT GAGATCGCAGCGACATATTTGTGA